Proteins encoded by one window of Emticicia oligotrophica DSM 17448:
- a CDS encoding MarR family winged helix-turn-helix transcriptional regulator — translation MQDVFSKLGPLIVASRLKRMSDYIMRAGEEFYRSNGVEFEPKWFPLYYLLSQEKELGIMDIAQKLNISHPGVIQLAKELEKKGWITSTKSKEDARKRLLKLSKKGLSMLPQLQLIWDDIREVNRQVVEAQPTNILKALEEMEAYFAIKSHTERMKEYLESKK, via the coding sequence ATGCAAGATGTTTTTTCAAAATTAGGTCCGCTCATTGTTGCCAGTCGACTTAAGCGAATGAGTGATTATATCATGCGTGCGGGTGAAGAGTTTTATCGGAGCAATGGAGTAGAGTTTGAACCCAAATGGTTTCCGCTTTATTATTTGCTTTCGCAAGAAAAGGAGTTGGGAATCATGGATATTGCCCAAAAATTGAATATTTCACACCCTGGCGTGATTCAGTTAGCTAAAGAATTAGAGAAAAAAGGCTGGATAACTTCTACAAAATCGAAAGAAGATGCTCGCAAACGCCTTTTAAAACTAAGCAAAAAAGGCCTCAGTATGTTGCCCCAATTGCAACTCATTTGGGATGATATTAGGGAAGTAAACCGCCAAGTAGTTGAAGCTCAGCCAACTAATATTTTGAAGGCATTGGAAGAAATGGAGGCATATTTTGCAATAAAATCTCACACCGAACGCATGAAAGAATACTTGGAATCAAAAAAGTAG
- a CDS encoding 2OG-Fe(II) oxygenase — protein MNTDSMARSLNENGYALLTNVVTDEICNELAQNYDDSTLYRSVINMKRYQFGSGEYKYFKYPLPQIIEQLRQQFYEVLAPIANEWMIKLGIDKHFPPTLGELLNECHQNDQNRPTPLILKYEKGDWNALHQDLYGEVYFPFQVVFFLSQANVDYTGGEFLMLENRPRMQSKGIVLQGNKGDAVIFTTNFRPTLGTRGYYRTSMRHGVSEIRSGKRINLGIIFHDAK, from the coding sequence ATGAATACTGACTCGATGGCACGAAGCCTAAATGAAAATGGATATGCTTTGCTCACAAACGTTGTAACCGATGAAATTTGTAACGAATTGGCTCAAAACTATGATGATTCAACGCTATACAGAAGCGTAATAAACATGAAACGCTACCAATTTGGGAGTGGAGAATACAAGTATTTTAAATATCCACTGCCTCAGATAATCGAACAACTACGCCAGCAGTTCTATGAAGTTTTGGCTCCAATAGCCAACGAATGGATGATTAAATTAGGTATTGATAAGCATTTTCCACCAACACTCGGTGAATTATTAAATGAATGCCACCAAAATGACCAAAACCGACCAACACCATTGATTTTGAAATATGAAAAAGGCGACTGGAATGCTTTGCATCAAGATTTATACGGAGAAGTATATTTCCCTTTTCAAGTGGTCTTTTTTCTAAGTCAAGCCAATGTAGATTATACGGGAGGAGAGTTTTTAATGCTCGAAAATAGGCCAAGAATGCAGTCGAAAGGAATTGTTTTACAAGGAAATAAAGGTGATGCAGTGATTTTTACCACTAATTTTCGACCCACATTGGGTACTCGTGGGTATTATCGAACTTCGATGCGGCACGGTGTGAGTGAAATCCGAAGCGGAAAAAGAATTAATTTGGGTATTATTTTTCATGATGCAAAGTAA
- a CDS encoding methylated-DNA--[protein]-cysteine S-methyltransferase: MEVSEIQENIDFRRIEKAIQFIEDNFQSQPSLKEIADHVALSEFHFNRLFSKWAGTSPQRFMRFLTKEFAKEKLLDSANILEATFESGLSSSSRLHDLFVTYEAMTPAEFKAKGEGLTVRYGIHETPFGECLIALTDRGITDFRFLETESKEHIIAELQQDFEKAKLIFDNDYTKPLIDQIFYLNQSQSEPITLLLRGTNFQIKVWEALLKIPFGQVVSYETIANAIGKPTAQRAVGTAIGSNRLGYIIPCHRVLQKVGGIGGYRWGTTRKKAIIGWEMAKA; this comes from the coding sequence ATGGAAGTGTCAGAAATTCAAGAAAATATAGATTTCCGTAGAATTGAAAAAGCTATTCAATTTATTGAAGATAATTTTCAATCTCAGCCAAGTTTGAAAGAAATTGCCGACCATGTAGCCCTTTCCGAATTTCATTTTAATAGACTTTTTAGTAAGTGGGCGGGTACAAGTCCACAACGTTTTATGCGATTTCTCACCAAAGAATTTGCTAAAGAAAAACTGCTCGACAGTGCAAATATTCTTGAGGCTACTTTTGAGTCTGGGTTATCAAGTTCAAGCCGATTACATGATTTATTTGTAACGTATGAAGCGATGACGCCCGCCGAATTTAAAGCCAAAGGTGAAGGGCTGACGGTAAGATACGGAATTCATGAAACACCTTTTGGTGAGTGCCTCATTGCCTTGACTGACCGAGGAATTACTGACTTCCGATTCCTTGAAACAGAAAGCAAAGAGCATATAATAGCCGAACTACAACAAGATTTTGAAAAAGCTAAACTCATTTTTGATAATGACTATACAAAGCCATTAATCGACCAAATTTTCTACTTAAACCAAAGTCAATCAGAGCCAATTACATTGCTTTTACGTGGAACAAATTTTCAGATAAAAGTGTGGGAAGCCCTGCTAAAAATTCCGTTTGGACAAGTCGTAAGCTACGAGACCATTGCCAATGCCATAGGAAAACCCACCGCCCAAAGAGCAGTCGGAACGGCCATTGGAAGTAACCGTTTGGGGTATATCATACCGTGCCATCGGGTGCTACAAAAAGTAGGAGGGATTGGTGGCTACCGTTGGGGAACAACTCGTAAAAAAGCAATTATAGGCTGGGAAATGGCCAAGGCGTAG
- a CDS encoding DUF2141 domain-containing protein: MKTLFKTTILITFLTLISFNIFAQSKYSVVVTVKGIQQRTGKIFATISNDENSFPQGGGIKSATAELTKEGEIILKFEGILEGKYAIVLFQDLNGDNKLDMNGQMPAEPFGFSNLTMLMGPPNFEQCAFDLNEDKNIAISLFSF, encoded by the coding sequence ATGAAAACGCTCTTCAAAACAACTATCCTTATTACTTTTTTAACACTAATATCATTTAATATTTTTGCTCAAAGTAAATACAGTGTGGTAGTCACAGTAAAAGGTATTCAACAAAGAACAGGAAAAATTTTTGCTACCATTTCTAATGATGAAAATAGTTTTCCACAAGGTGGAGGAATAAAATCAGCCACTGCCGAATTAACAAAAGAGGGAGAAATAATCTTAAAGTTTGAAGGAATATTGGAAGGTAAATATGCCATTGTTTTATTCCAAGATTTGAACGGTGATAATAAACTCGATATGAATGGACAAATGCCTGCCGAACCTTTTGGTTTTTCAAACCTAACTATGCTTATGGGGCCACCAAATTTCGAGCAATGTGCTTTTGATTTAAACGAAGATAAAAATATTGCTATTAGCTTATTTTCTTTTTAA
- a CDS encoding LytTR family DNA-binding domain-containing protein yields MLKILRQPYPFGEKTKLSVLLQSLGEGAFIALFLIVFQPLGVSEWHDPNKVWHLIGFGLITTLCGLILRLGIFKTFPKYHNEAFWNVGREILAIMLLILMIAFGNLLYSNFAFHLKISFGTFFWMFIGVMIIGVFPATFGVMLNYIVQLKKYTRPIEIHHHAEPFTPSSTIKLIAENEKDFIELSATKLLYIESSDNYSTIVFEKEGVLQKELLRSSLTRLEGQINYPNIVRCHRSFIVNLDKVANVTGNAQGYKLHLEVPALQVPVARKYSEIVERLK; encoded by the coding sequence ATGCTTAAAATTTTACGCCAACCATACCCTTTTGGAGAAAAAACAAAACTCAGCGTACTACTGCAAAGTTTGGGCGAAGGTGCTTTTATTGCATTATTTTTAATCGTATTTCAACCGTTAGGAGTTAGCGAATGGCATGACCCAAATAAGGTTTGGCATTTGATAGGCTTTGGCCTAATTACAACTCTATGCGGACTTATCTTGCGTTTGGGAATTTTTAAAACATTCCCCAAATATCATAATGAAGCATTTTGGAATGTTGGTCGGGAGATTCTTGCAATTATGTTACTAATTCTGATGATTGCATTCGGTAACTTACTGTATAGCAATTTTGCTTTTCATCTAAAAATTAGTTTTGGTACATTCTTTTGGATGTTTATTGGCGTGATGATTATTGGCGTTTTTCCAGCAACTTTTGGAGTAATGCTCAATTATATCGTGCAACTAAAAAAATATACTCGACCAATTGAAATACATCACCATGCTGAGCCATTCACCCCATCAAGTACGATTAAATTAATTGCTGAAAACGAGAAAGATTTTATAGAGCTTTCGGCTACCAAACTTCTTTACATTGAATCATCTGATAATTACTCGACTATAGTTTTTGAAAAAGAAGGAGTCCTTCAAAAAGAACTTCTCCGTAGTAGCCTCACTCGTCTTGAAGGTCAAATTAATTATCCCAATATTGTTCGCTGTCATCGTTCGTTTATTGTTAATCTTGATAAAGTAGCAAACGTTACGGGCAATGCACAAGGTTATAAACTTCACCTTGAGGTTCCTGCATTACAAGTGCCAGTTGCCCGAAAATATTCTGAAATAGTTGAACGCTTAAAATAA